The following proteins come from a genomic window of Nostoc sp. ATCC 53789:
- a CDS encoding efflux RND transporter permease subunit: MNISELFIRRPIMTTLVMVGILIFGLISYQQLPVSDLPNVDYPTLQVTANLPGASPETMAASVATPLEQQFSSIAGLSSMNSTSSLGTTQLTLQFDLNRDIDGAAQDVQSAIAKGAKQLPTNMPNPPSYRKVNPADQPVLYISLNSSILPLSTVDKYAETLLAQRLSMVDGVAQVQVFGSQKYAVRIQLDPEALSVKGIGIDEVATAIANGNVNLPTGTLYGKQQNSTIQANGQLNDAASYRSLSVAYQNGAPVQLGELGQVLDSVENDKIASWYFPVKKESKEAGDKSSIQNPKSKIVRLSGAEVQNSGVRAIVLAIQRQPGTNTVQVVDAIKKLLPSFRTQIPAAVNMDILYDRSQSIRESVDDVQFTLLLTIALVVLVIFLFLRNISATVIPSLAVPLSIVATFGVMVLLGFSLDNLSLMALTLSVGFVVDDAVVMLENIVRHMEMGENRMEAALNGSREIGFTILSMTISLVAVFIPILFMEGILGRLFREFAVTISVAILVSGVISLSLTPMLCSRFLSPPHHEQESEGDEEQGSSGAGEQGSRGDEEQGREGEILNSESPPPSFKSRIKNFNRRLYNFSENVFNVILGGYDWSLKKSLKYHRTTMVISGAILVATVYLFIIVPKGFVPNADVGQITATTQASEDISFDEMVKHQQAVAAIAYRDPNVDSINSSVGAGGPNASANAGRLLIELKPRHERRLSADEVVQELRPKLSVVPGIKVFLQNPPAINVGGQQTKAQYQFTLQTPNIQELYQYAPALEEKLRSLSDLQDVNSDLQIKNPQVKVDINRDHASALGLTANQIETALSNAYGTRQVSTIYAPDSQYQVIMGVEPKYQQNANALDLLSVRAPSGQLVPLNAIATLSKDVGPLTINHKGQLASVTFSFNLKPGVSLGNVTGKIEELARQTLPPTISTGFQGSAQAFQSSIQGLGLLLLVAILVIYIVLGILYENFIHPLTILSSLPSAGFGAILTLLLFQVDLNIYAFVGIILLVGIVKKNGIMMVDFAIIARHNGKTPYDAIYEACLVRFRPIMMTTMAALMGTLPIALGLGAGADTRRPLGLAVVGGLVFSQFLTLYLTPVFYTYMESWQTKMKKRSWRKQPI, encoded by the coding sequence ATGAACATTTCTGAGCTATTTATCCGGCGACCAATCATGACGACTCTGGTTATGGTTGGCATTTTGATATTTGGGCTAATCAGTTACCAACAGCTACCTGTTAGCGACTTACCCAATGTAGATTATCCAACACTCCAGGTAACAGCTAATCTGCCCGGAGCTAGCCCAGAAACGATGGCTGCTTCAGTCGCAACCCCTTTAGAGCAGCAGTTTTCTAGCATTGCGGGATTGAGTTCGATGAACTCTACCAGTTCTTTGGGTACTACACAACTGACGCTGCAATTTGACCTGAATCGGGATATTGACGGTGCAGCACAAGATGTCCAGTCTGCGATCGCTAAGGGAGCAAAGCAGTTACCGACAAATATGCCTAATCCGCCATCTTACCGAAAGGTAAATCCGGCAGATCAGCCAGTCCTTTACATCTCCCTCAATTCGTCTATTCTGCCCCTCTCAACTGTAGACAAATACGCTGAAACATTGCTGGCACAACGTCTGTCAATGGTGGATGGAGTGGCGCAAGTGCAGGTCTTTGGTTCCCAAAAGTACGCGGTACGAATTCAGCTTGACCCGGAAGCGCTGAGTGTCAAAGGCATAGGAATTGATGAAGTAGCAACTGCGATCGCTAATGGAAATGTCAATCTGCCTACGGGGACACTTTACGGTAAGCAGCAAAATTCTACGATTCAAGCAAACGGTCAACTCAATGATGCCGCTAGCTATCGCTCCCTAAGTGTGGCTTATCAAAACGGCGCACCAGTGCAGCTAGGAGAACTAGGTCAAGTTCTGGACAGCGTGGAAAATGACAAGATTGCGAGTTGGTATTTTCCTGTCAAAAAGGAGAGTAAGGAAGCAGGGGACAAGTCCTCAATCCAAAATCCAAAATCTAAAATCGTTCGACTGAGCGGAGCCGAAGTCCAAAATTCTGGTGTGCGGGCGATCGTTTTGGCAATTCAGCGCCAACCGGGAACTAATACTGTTCAAGTGGTGGATGCAATCAAGAAACTCCTACCTAGCTTTCGGACACAGATTCCGGCAGCTGTGAACATGGATATTCTCTACGATCGCTCCCAGTCAATTCGGGAGTCGGTAGATGATGTACAATTCACGCTATTGCTCACCATCGCGTTGGTAGTGCTAGTAATCTTTCTATTTCTCCGCAATATCTCTGCTACTGTTATTCCCAGTTTGGCAGTACCGCTTTCGATAGTAGCGACCTTTGGAGTCATGGTACTACTGGGTTTCTCGCTCGATAACCTATCACTGATGGCATTGACCCTTTCAGTAGGTTTCGTGGTTGATGATGCCGTAGTTATGCTAGAGAATATTGTCCGCCACATGGAAATGGGCGAAAACCGGATGGAAGCAGCCCTTAATGGTTCTAGAGAGATTGGTTTCACAATTTTATCTATGACTATCTCTCTGGTAGCAGTATTCATCCCGATCCTTTTCATGGAAGGCATTCTGGGGCGACTGTTTCGGGAGTTTGCCGTTACCATCAGTGTTGCAATCTTGGTATCTGGCGTAATTTCCCTCAGCTTGACACCAATGCTATGTTCCAGATTCTTGAGTCCACCTCATCATGAGCAGGAGAGTGAGGGGGATGAGGAGCAGGGGAGCAGTGGAGCAGGGGAGCAGGGGAGTAGGGGAGATGAGGAGCAGGGGAGAGAGGGAGAAATTCTTAACTCCGAGTCCCCACCCCCTAGTTTCAAGTCCCGAATCAAAAACTTTAACCGTCGTCTCTACAACTTTTCGGAAAACGTTTTTAATGTGATATTGGGCGGATACGATTGGAGTTTGAAGAAATCACTCAAGTATCACCGCACGACTATGGTGATTTCGGGAGCGATTCTTGTAGCGACGGTATATCTATTTATAATTGTGCCTAAAGGGTTTGTTCCCAACGCAGATGTTGGACAAATTACGGCAACTACTCAGGCATCAGAGGATATATCCTTTGATGAGATGGTAAAACATCAACAAGCTGTAGCTGCGATCGCTTATCGTGATCCTAATGTTGATTCCATCAACTCCAGTGTCGGGGCTGGCGGCCCAAATGCTTCCGCCAACGCGGGACGGCTTTTAATTGAACTCAAGCCCCGCCATGAGCGCCGTCTCAGTGCTGATGAGGTTGTCCAGGAACTCCGGCCTAAGTTGTCAGTTGTGCCTGGAATTAAGGTTTTCTTGCAAAATCCCCCAGCCATCAATGTCGGTGGACAACAGACAAAAGCTCAGTATCAATTTACTCTGCAAACTCCCAATATTCAGGAACTTTACCAGTACGCTCCAGCTTTAGAAGAAAAATTGCGATCGCTCTCAGATTTACAAGATGTCAACAGCGATTTGCAAATCAAAAATCCGCAAGTAAAAGTAGACATCAACCGCGACCACGCTTCGGCTCTAGGTTTGACCGCCAATCAAATCGAAACTGCTCTGAGTAATGCTTATGGCACTCGCCAAGTTTCTACCATCTACGCCCCCGATAGCCAATACCAAGTAATTATGGGCGTGGAACCAAAATATCAGCAAAATGCCAACGCCCTAGATTTACTCTCAGTTCGTGCCCCTAGTGGACAACTTGTGCCTCTCAACGCCATAGCAACCTTGAGCAAAGATGTAGGCCCCTTAACTATCAACCACAAAGGGCAGCTTGCTTCTGTCACCTTCTCCTTTAACCTCAAGCCAGGGGTGTCACTAGGTAACGTCACTGGGAAAATTGAGGAACTTGCCCGTCAAACACTGCCACCTACTATTAGTACAGGCTTCCAAGGTTCAGCGCAGGCATTCCAATCTTCGATTCAGGGTTTAGGACTGCTACTGCTAGTTGCCATCTTGGTGATTTATATCGTGTTGGGGATTCTCTACGAGAACTTCATTCACCCGCTAACTATCCTTTCTAGCTTACCTTCTGCTGGATTTGGGGCAATACTGACCCTGTTGCTGTTTCAAGTTGACTTGAATATTTACGCCTTCGTCGGCATCATTCTGCTAGTTGGCATTGTGAAGAAAAATGGAATTATGATGGTTGACTTTGCGATCATTGCCCGTCATAACGGCAAAACCCCTTATGATGCTATCTATGAAGCCTGCTTGGTGAGATTTCGTCCAATTATGATGACGACAATGGCAGCGCTTATGGGAACTTTACCAATTGCCCTCGGTTTGGGAGCCGGAGCAGATACACGTCGTCCCCTTGGTTTAGCAGTAGTTGGGGGCTTAGTATTCTCGCAGTTCCTCACACTTTATTTAACACCCGTTTTCTACACCTACATGGAGTCTTGGCAAACCAAGATGAAAAAACGTAGCTGGCGCAAACAGCCAATTTGA
- a CDS encoding efflux RND transporter periplasmic adaptor subunit has protein sequence MRRLVSIQTIKPSSLAAQTIPSFYNAIQRGRFSLLILGLTYLCAACNASEAQSSGKEAGKKRAVPVVVATATQKTIPIQLSATGTVEAYSTVSVKSQVGGQLTGVYFQQGQNVKKGDLLFKIDSRPLQAALMQANAAKAKDLAQVKQAQANVLKAIAQVNQAKANVVKDKSQATNANVQAQRYASLLKQGAISKEQSEQYQTTAAAQQATVQADQEGVANAQAAIAAAQADVQNAQAVVMADEAAIDNAKVQLSYTSIYSPIDGRTGSLKLNQGNLVEANATDPLITISQIHPIYVNFSIAQRLLPDIKKYSANNGKLEVDALPPKDAGRPVRGELTFVDSGVNTQTGTIQLKGTFANADDRLFPGQFVNVVLKLSEEPNAITVPSQAVQSGQKGQFVYVIKPDKTAEMRTITVGDTVENETVIKQGLKPGEQVVIDGQFNLVPGATVQVKPEVGSRGAGGRGAGGQGAEGQEGRGAGEQRSRGAEGQGSRGAGRQRGRGDGKQ, from the coding sequence ATGCGCCGTTTAGTTTCTATTCAGACGATAAAGCCTTCGTCCTTGGCTGCTCAAACTATTCCTAGCTTTTATAACGCTATTCAAAGAGGACGATTTTCACTACTTATATTAGGTCTAACTTACTTGTGTGCTGCCTGTAATGCTTCCGAAGCCCAATCAAGTGGAAAAGAAGCAGGAAAAAAGCGAGCCGTGCCAGTGGTGGTTGCCACTGCGACTCAAAAAACGATTCCAATACAGTTATCGGCTACGGGGACAGTTGAAGCATATTCTACGGTATCTGTCAAATCTCAAGTTGGTGGGCAACTTACTGGAGTCTATTTTCAGCAAGGACAGAACGTTAAGAAAGGAGACTTGTTATTTAAAATTGATTCTCGCCCTCTACAAGCTGCGCTGATGCAAGCTAATGCTGCCAAGGCTAAAGATTTGGCTCAGGTGAAACAGGCACAGGCTAATGTGCTAAAAGCGATCGCTCAAGTGAACCAGGCAAAAGCGAATGTCGTCAAGGATAAGTCCCAGGCAACAAATGCAAATGTGCAGGCTCAACGTTATGCTAGTTTGCTCAAGCAAGGGGCAATCAGTAAAGAACAGTCCGAACAGTATCAGACTACTGCTGCTGCTCAACAGGCAACGGTGCAAGCAGATCAAGAGGGAGTAGCAAATGCTCAGGCTGCGATCGCAGCAGCCCAAGCAGATGTACAAAATGCTCAGGCGGTGGTAATGGCAGATGAAGCTGCGATCGATAATGCTAAAGTTCAGCTTTCCTATACTTCCATCTACTCACCAATTGATGGACGCACGGGTAGTCTGAAGCTAAATCAAGGCAACTTGGTAGAGGCGAATGCTACCGATCCGCTAATTACAATCAGTCAAATTCACCCGATTTACGTCAACTTTTCCATTGCCCAGCGATTGCTGCCAGATATCAAAAAATACAGTGCTAATAACGGCAAGTTAGAAGTCGATGCTTTACCTCCTAAAGACGCAGGGCGGCCAGTACGAGGCGAACTTACCTTTGTCGATAGTGGAGTCAATACCCAAACAGGCACAATTCAACTTAAGGGTACTTTTGCCAACGCTGACGATCGCCTGTTTCCGGGACAGTTTGTTAATGTTGTCCTCAAACTAAGCGAAGAACCAAATGCCATTACTGTTCCTTCCCAGGCAGTACAGAGTGGGCAAAAGGGACAATTTGTGTATGTAATCAAACCCGACAAAACAGCAGAAATGCGGACAATTACCGTCGGCGACACCGTTGAGAACGAAACGGTAATTAAGCAAGGCTTGAAACCGGGTGAGCAAGTAGTTATTGATGGACAATTTAACCTTGTGCCTGGTGCCACAGTCCAAGTGAAACCGGAGGTAGGAAGCAGGGGGGCAGGGGGCAGAGGGGCAGGGGGGCAGGGAGCAGAGGGGCAGGAGGGCAGAGGAGCAGGGGAGCAGAGGAGCAGGGGAGCAGAGGGGCAGGGGAGCAGGGGAGCAGGGAGGCAGAGGGGCAGAGGTGATGGAAAACAATGA
- a CDS encoding DUF4360 domain-containing protein, which yields MNNQNLKTTSINFIKSFLAAATLITASVGPAFANDKVEIVGAEYGGNGCPEGSASVSVSPDGQELSILFDKFIAVGNKAEERRKNCNLSIPIKVPQGFQISLYDADYRGYVAPSTIGRLRAEYFFAGQRGPVFSRTFNGESDYNVRDQLVTVADVWSRCGDSVNMRVNAAMTASGQGMATVDSFDLAHRGLVYHVKYRQCR from the coding sequence ATGAATAATCAAAATCTCAAGACAACATCTATCAACTTTATCAAATCTTTTCTAGCTGCGGCTACACTGATAACAGCTTCCGTCGGCCCTGCTTTTGCTAACGACAAAGTGGAAATTGTAGGTGCAGAATATGGTGGTAATGGCTGCCCTGAAGGATCTGCTAGTGTAAGTGTTAGCCCCGATGGTCAAGAGCTAAGTATTCTATTTGATAAGTTTATAGCTGTAGGGAATAAAGCAGAAGAAAGACGCAAAAACTGTAACTTAAGTATTCCGATCAAAGTCCCCCAAGGCTTTCAAATTTCCCTCTACGATGCTGATTATCGGGGCTATGTTGCTCCTAGCACAATTGGCAGACTAAGAGCAGAGTACTTTTTTGCTGGTCAGCGTGGCCCTGTTTTTTCTCGGACATTTAACGGCGAAAGTGATTACAACGTTCGCGATCAATTAGTGACTGTAGCTGATGTTTGGTCACGCTGTGGTGACAGTGTAAATATGCGGGTAAATGCTGCAATGACCGCCAGTGGTCAAGGTATGGCAACTGTTGACTCCTTTGACCTCGCCCACCGAGGGTTGGTTTATCACGTCAAATATCGCCAGTGTCGTTAA
- a CDS encoding fatty acid desaturase family protein, which translates to MSDAIIQSELLDDKPNKEQNLCQILSVQELSVLNDRSNSKGLVQLALHLTVMICSGYLWGTNFGNWSLAIPALVIYGFSLASMFAPMHECVHRTAFANNRLNDAVAWFSGLLSFYNSTFFRRYHKWHHRYTRVPDKDPELTDLKPSNLGKYLLIISGLPWWRGKLSGHFQVAIGQFDDFPFVPEAARAEVIRSTQWQLGIYVSAIAISILFGQPWFFLYWLLPLLIGQPILRFILLAEHTGCTLDANLLTNTRTTLTLWPVRFFMWNMPFHAEHHLYASIPFHALPKAHQQLSQHFTHIEPGYVKVNWDILTNF; encoded by the coding sequence ATGTCTGACGCAATTATTCAATCTGAATTATTGGATGACAAACCTAATAAAGAGCAAAATCTCTGTCAAATTCTCAGTGTACAGGAGTTAAGTGTTCTAAACGATCGCTCCAACTCCAAAGGGCTAGTTCAACTGGCTTTGCACCTCACAGTTATGATTTGCAGTGGCTATCTGTGGGGAACAAACTTTGGCAATTGGTCACTGGCTATACCAGCACTGGTAATCTATGGCTTCAGTCTGGCTTCCATGTTTGCACCGATGCACGAATGCGTTCACAGGACGGCTTTCGCTAACAATCGATTAAATGATGCTGTAGCTTGGTTTTCCGGCTTGCTCTCATTTTACAACAGCACATTCTTTCGTCGTTATCATAAATGGCATCATCGCTACACTCGCGTTCCTGACAAAGATCCCGAACTAACCGATCTTAAACCGAGTAATCTGGGTAAATACTTGTTGATAATTAGTGGTTTACCGTGGTGGCGGGGTAAATTAAGCGGGCATTTTCAGGTGGCGATTGGTCAATTTGACGATTTTCCATTTGTGCCAGAAGCCGCACGAGCCGAAGTTATTCGCTCTACTCAATGGCAATTAGGTATTTATGTAAGTGCGATCGCAATCTCAATACTATTTGGTCAACCTTGGTTTTTCCTGTATTGGCTGCTACCCCTGCTTATCGGTCAGCCGATTCTCCGTTTCATTCTGCTAGCAGAACATACAGGTTGCACTCTTGACGCTAATCTGCTCACAAATACGCGCACAACCTTAACCCTTTGGCCTGTCCGATTTTTCATGTGGAATATGCCATTTCATGCAGAGCATCATTTGTATGCATCAATTCCCTTTCACGCTCTACCAAAAGCACATCAGCAATTGAGCCAACACTTTACCCACATTGAACCTGGCTATGTGAAAGTCAACTGGGATATCTTAACTAATTTCTAA
- a CDS encoding type II toxin-antitoxin system prevent-host-death family antitoxin: protein MLSVTLDEIQQNLTSYLQQVAAGESIIIMQAGKPIAEIKPVSATSQQIRPYGLCAGEFIVPDDFDSPLPEEILNSFEGK from the coding sequence ATGTTAAGCGTAACACTTGATGAAATCCAGCAAAATCTAACTAGCTACCTTCAACAAGTAGCAGCAGGGGAAAGTATTATTATCATGCAAGCAGGTAAACCTATTGCAGAAATTAAACCAGTTTCAGCCACCTCTCAACAAATTAGGCCTTATGGCTTATGTGCTGGGGAGTTCATTGTTCCAGATGATTTTGATAGTCCCTTACCTGAAGAGATATTAAATAGTTTTGAGGGTAAATGA
- a CDS encoding type II toxin-antitoxin system VapC family toxin, whose amino-acid sequence MKLLLDTHIFLWFISGAQKLPIHLQNSIRDLNNEVYLSCISVWEATVKYQLGKLPLPESPEIYLPKQRQQHLISSLNLDEESVAQLLNLPLLHRDPFDRMLICQALQHNLTILTVDPAIRSYSVSVLY is encoded by the coding sequence ATGAAACTATTATTAGATACTCATATATTCTTATGGTTTATTAGTGGCGCTCAAAAATTACCAATTCATTTACAAAATAGCATTCGTGATTTAAACAACGAAGTATATTTAAGTTGCATTTCAGTTTGGGAAGCAACTGTTAAATATCAGCTAGGTAAATTACCATTACCAGAATCACCTGAAATCTACCTTCCTAAACAACGTCAACAGCATTTAATCAGTAGTCTCAACCTAGATGAAGAAAGTGTTGCTCAACTCTTGAATTTACCATTATTACATCGTGATCCTTTTGATAGGATGTTGATTTGTCAAGCTTTACAACATAATTTAACAATTTTAACTGTAGACCCGGCAATTCGTTCCTATTCGGTCAGTGTTTTATATTAG
- the aroF gene encoding 3-deoxy-7-phosphoheptulonate synthase gives MINAKLAAQSHPNHQTIVKISEKVAFGGEELVIIGGPCTVESLEQMEIVAQKLSTTSIQGLRGGVYKPRTSPYAFQGMGEEGLRILARVRSHYNMPVVTEVMSISQIEVVAAHADMLQVGSRNMQNFDLLKALGQAGKPILLKRGLAATIEEFVMAAEYILSHGNPDVVLCERGIRSFDDYTRNVLDLAAVAALKQITHLPVIVDPSHAVGKRELVAPVARAAIACGADGLIIECHPEPEKSVSDARQALSLEDMVRLVDSLKPVAKAVGRNISSNVGAGLSPAPIFCAA, from the coding sequence ATGATTAATGCTAAACTTGCCGCACAATCTCATCCGAATCACCAGACAATCGTTAAAATCTCAGAAAAAGTCGCTTTCGGAGGCGAAGAACTGGTAATTATCGGCGGGCCCTGTACCGTTGAAAGCTTAGAACAAATGGAAATTGTTGCCCAAAAGCTATCTACTACATCAATACAGGGGTTGCGTGGTGGTGTCTACAAGCCCCGCACATCTCCCTACGCTTTCCAGGGTATGGGTGAGGAAGGATTGAGGATTTTGGCAAGGGTGCGATCGCATTACAATATGCCAGTTGTCACTGAGGTGATGTCAATTTCCCAAATTGAAGTAGTTGCCGCCCACGCTGATATGCTTCAAGTTGGTAGCCGCAATATGCAAAACTTCGACTTGCTCAAAGCTTTGGGACAAGCTGGTAAACCAATACTCCTCAAACGTGGTTTAGCAGCGACAATTGAAGAATTCGTCATGGCTGCTGAATATATTCTCAGCCACGGAAATCCTGATGTGGTGTTGTGCGAACGCGGTATCCGCAGCTTCGATGATTACACCCGTAACGTCCTAGATTTAGCGGCAGTAGCAGCACTTAAGCAAATAACTCACCTGCCTGTGATTGTAGATCCTTCCCATGCTGTCGGTAAACGGGAACTGGTAGCACCTGTGGCTAGGGCTGCGATCGCTTGCGGTGCTGATGGATTAATTATTGAATGTCACCCAGAACCAGAAAAATCTGTTTCTGATGCCCGTCAAGCACTCTCTTTAGAAGATATGGTGCGTTTAGTTGATAGTTTAAAGCCTGTAGCAAAAGCCGTTGGGCGCAATATATCATCAAATGTCGGGGCGGGTTTATCACCTGCCCCGATTTTTTGTGCTGCTTGA
- a CDS encoding Uma2 family endonuclease — MTQALRKLVTFDEFVAQYPDNPQRRYELHDGVIVEMAQPAGDHEEVTGFLATKITLEYSRLNLPYFIPKTVFVKPLENESAYSPDVLILNQPNLRNEPLWKKISTVSLAASIPLVVEVVSTNWRDDYHKKYADYEQMGVPEYWIVDYAALGGREFIGKPKQPTILVCCLEEGEYLINKFRGNDRIQSPTFPELNLTAEQIFRAGIVS, encoded by the coding sequence ATGACTCAAGCCTTACGCAAACTAGTTACATTCGATGAATTTGTTGCTCAGTATCCAGACAACCCACAAAGACGTTATGAACTCCATGATGGAGTGATTGTTGAGATGGCGCAACCAGCAGGCGACCATGAAGAGGTTACAGGATTTTTAGCCACAAAAATCACTTTAGAATATAGTCGTTTAAATCTTCCTTATTTCATCCCAAAAACAGTATTCGTCAAACCACTTGAAAACGAATCAGCTTATTCACCAGATGTCCTGATCCTAAATCAGCCTAATTTAAGAAATGAACCTCTATGGAAAAAAATATCTACTGTAAGCCTTGCTGCATCCATTCCTTTAGTGGTGGAGGTAGTGAGTACTAATTGGCGTGATGATTACCACAAAAAATATGCTGACTATGAACAAATGGGAGTTCCTGAATACTGGATTGTGGACTATGCCGCATTGGGTGGTCGGGAATTTATTGGCAAACCAAAACAACCTACTATCTTGGTTTGCTGTTTGGAAGAAGGTGAGTATCTAATTAATAAATTTCGAGGTAATGACCGTATCCAATCACCAACTTTCCCAGAGTTGAATTTAACCGCAGAACAAATTTTTCGTGCTGGTATAGTCAGCTAA
- a CDS encoding bifunctional sterol desaturase/short chain dehydrogenase has product MIKMLAENLMGIEARLQINWVWLNASVQFASWALFSLLLAEVLRDSYHALCHQVNWLAKWHNKHHSAYRRDLSIVSMKIYQESQLYHDILESSLLLVMLVAVALIVQQWGLWLGVAYGSTFLYGASVRYFQGKIDTDYNHLPGPLETIPSIWWVNRSYHWRHHFDDVNAYYSGVFPLVDKILGTGLSLKGKTIALTGASGALGQALAAELVKNNAKVVALTTNPEKLVEQVGVKVVSWQLGNEAELRNSLEKVDILIINHGINVYASRTSEAINSSYEVNTFSALRLMDIFSTTVTGPQAKATKEIWVNTSEAEVSPALSPLYELSKRSLGDIVTLKRLDGDCVIRKLILGPFKSQLNPYGVMSAQQVARAILFFARRDFRNIIVAINPLTYLLFPLKEISTSLYYRVFSRTAKSEQDLRKQ; this is encoded by the coding sequence ATGATAAAAATGCTAGCTGAAAACTTGATGGGAATTGAGGCAAGATTACAAATTAATTGGGTTTGGCTAAATGCCAGCGTACAGTTTGCTAGCTGGGCACTTTTTTCACTCTTACTCGCCGAGGTCTTGAGAGACAGCTACCATGCTTTGTGTCACCAAGTCAATTGGCTTGCTAAATGGCACAACAAGCACCATAGCGCCTATCGCCGAGATTTATCGATAGTTTCCATGAAAATTTACCAAGAATCGCAACTCTATCACGACATTTTAGAATCGAGTCTGCTGCTGGTGATGTTGGTAGCCGTTGCCTTAATTGTCCAACAATGGGGGTTATGGCTGGGAGTAGCTTATGGTTCCACCTTCTTGTATGGCGCGTCTGTACGATATTTCCAGGGAAAAATTGATACAGACTACAACCACCTACCCGGCCCTTTAGAGACAATTCCATCCATTTGGTGGGTGAATCGGTCTTACCATTGGCGGCATCATTTTGATGATGTCAACGCATACTACAGTGGTGTCTTTCCCTTAGTGGATAAAATTCTGGGTACAGGGCTGTCTCTCAAGGGGAAAACCATCGCTTTAACCGGAGCATCAGGAGCGTTAGGGCAAGCTTTGGCGGCTGAACTGGTAAAGAACAATGCTAAAGTCGTGGCATTAACCACTAATCCAGAAAAATTAGTAGAGCAAGTTGGGGTGAAGGTGGTTTCTTGGCAGTTGGGTAATGAAGCCGAACTGAGGAATAGTTTAGAGAAAGTAGATATTTTAATTATCAACCACGGAATCAATGTCTACGCCAGCCGCACATCGGAGGCTATCAACTCTTCTTATGAGGTGAATACCTTTTCAGCGTTGCGGTTGATGGATATATTTTCGACAACTGTAACAGGGCCACAAGCAAAAGCAACTAAGGAAATCTGGGTAAACACTTCTGAGGCTGAGGTTTCTCCAGCGCTGAGTCCACTTTATGAACTCAGCAAGCGATCGCTAGGTGATATTGTTACTCTCAAGCGTTTAGATGGGGATTGTGTAATTCGCAAGTTAATTCTTGGTCCGTTTAAGAGTCAACTGAATCCCTATGGAGTGATGTCTGCACAGCAAGTTGCTCGTGCTATTTTATTTTTCGCACGGCGAGATTTCCGAAATATTATTGTGGCAATAAATCCTCTAACCTATCTGCTGTTTCCCTTAAAGGAAATTAGTACGTCGCTATACTATCGAGTCTTCAGCCGGACAGCGAAAAGTGAACAGGACTTACGCAAACAATAG
- a CDS encoding pentapeptide repeat-containing protein, which produces MSDLERYYRILELEPGATLEEVNQAYKDLVFVWHPDRIPKENLRLQQKAQDKLKAINEAREKLRSLKTKHQTISNSPSPSPSPSYQQQTPFQKTQPPPKQNSDLSGKDYSRANLSNKDLSGRNLSYANLSGANLSDTFMHKVNLRGANLSEANLFRANLLLADLREANLRGANLIGADLSGTDLRGADLTGARIRSGERLLVKLIGANLAGAIMPDGEIYQ; this is translated from the coding sequence ATGAGCGATCTGGAGCGGTACTATAGAATTTTGGAATTAGAGCCTGGAGCAACACTTGAAGAAGTGAACCAGGCTTACAAAGATTTAGTCTTTGTTTGGCATCCCGATCGCATTCCCAAAGAAAATCTCCGTTTACAGCAGAAAGCACAAGACAAGCTGAAAGCCATAAATGAAGCTCGTGAAAAATTGCGCTCTCTAAAAACCAAACATCAAACTATATCTAATTCACCTTCACCTTCACCTTCACCGTCATATCAACAGCAAACACCATTTCAAAAAACCCAGCCACCACCGAAGCAAAACTCAGACTTGAGTGGCAAAGACTACAGTCGGGCAAATTTGAGCAACAAAGACTTATCAGGCAGAAATCTAAGTTATGCAAACTTGAGTGGTGCTAATCTCAGCGACACTTTTATGCACAAAGTCAACCTTAGAGGGGCGAATTTATCTGAAGCAAATTTATTTCGGGCAAACCTCCTTTTAGCGGATCTCAGGGAGGCGAATTTACGTGGTGCTAATTTAATTGGTGCGGATCTCAGTGGAACCGACTTACGAGGAGCCGACTTAACAGGAGCGCGGATTCGTTCTGGTGAGCGCCTTTTGGTTAAATTAATTGGCGCTAACTTAGCTGGGGCAATCATGCCTGATGGGGAAATTTACCAATAA